In Arthrobacter sp. MN05-02, the genomic stretch TCGTCACGGTCGACGACACCCGGGACATCGACGTCGACGGGGAGGACAACTCCGTCACCTACAGCACCGGCGACCCCGCGGTCGACACCGAGGGCAACAACTCCGTCGCCGCCCGCTAGAGGCCGCAACGGCGGTGCGGCTCCGTCGCGCTCCGGCCGCCCTGCACCCAGGACCGCCCGGAGCGCCGACCGTCAGGCGGGAACGGACGCCCAGTACGGGTGGGCCGGCACGGGGTACTTGGGTGCGAGATCGTCGCCGGAGGAGACTCCGCGCAACCGCCTGCCGACCCAGGGCGTCAGGTAGTCCCGTGCCCACTGCGCGTCGGCCTTCAGCTGCTCGACGCGCCGGAGGACGGGGCGTGCCTCCAGTTCCGGCAGGTCGATGGCGTGCGAGGCCTCCATGGCCTCCAGCACCCGGGCGGCCATGAGGGTGTGCCCTGCGGTGGACATGTGCATCCGGTCGACGTCCCAGTAGCTCCAGTCCTGGAATTCGCGCAGCCGCCAGTAGTCGACGACGGTCGCGCCCCGCTTGTCGGCGATCTCACGCACCCACTCGTTGTAGACGGCGGTGCGTCCCCGGGTCCTGCCGAAGACAGCGGACCCCGAGGCATCGAATCCCGTGAACAGCACGACGGCGGCACCGGCCTCCCGAAGCCGGCCGATCCCGTCGTCGTAATGGTCCATGAGCCGGTCGATGTCGATCCGTGGCCGCAGGATGTCGTTGGCGCCCGCATAGATGGTGACGAGCGTCGGCTCGAGCGCCAGGGCGCCGTCGATCTGCTCGTCGAGGATCTGGCGCATCTTCTTGCCGCGGATGGCGAGGTTCGCGTAGCCCCAGGACCTGTCGGCGAGGACGAGCTGCTCCGCAACACGGTCCGCCCAGCCGCGGACGCCGTTGGGCGACGCCGGGTCCCAGTCGCCCACCCCCTCGGTGAAGGAGTCGCCGAGTGCCACGTACCGCTGGGAGAAGTTCACCGTCAAAGATTACCCTCGGCACCCGAGTCCGCCGGGATAAGCTCGACGGGATCCACCCGTCGACTCCCGCACGAAGGACATCATGCCCACCGACGCAACTATCGAAGCGACCCCCGACGTGGCTGCGGATGCCGGATCGGGTCGCCGTCGCGCCGCGCTCATCATCAACCCCATCAAGGCCACTACGGCCGACGTGCAGAAAGCGGTGGAACGCATCTCCGCCGAGGACGGCTGGGACGCGCCCCTCGTGATCGAGACCACGGCGGACGACCCCGGGCACGGGCAGGCGCGCGAGGCCCTCGAGGCCGGGGTGGATCTGGTGATCGCGGCCGGTGGCGACGGTACCGTCCGGTGCGTCGCCGAGGAGCTCGCCGGCACCGGGACCATGATGGCCCTCGTTCCGCTGGGCACCGGCAACCTCCTGGCCCGCAACCTCGACATCGCCGTCGACGATCCGGATGCCGCCGTCGAGGCCGCGTTCCGCGGGACCGAGCGCTCCATCGACGTCGTGCACGTGACCGTGGACCGTGCCCAGGACGCCCACGTGTTCCTGGTCATGGCGGGCATCGGCTACGACGCCGCGATCATGTCCGACACCAGGGACGACCTGAAGGACAAGGTCGGCTGGCTCGCCTACGTGGACGCCGGGATCAGGAACCTCCCGGGCCGGCCGGCGCGGACCACCATCTCCGTGGACGGCGGCAGGCCCTTCGAGCGCCGCCTGCGCAGCGTGATGGGCGGAAACTGCGGAAAGATCATGGGCGGCCTGGAGATCTTCCCCGGCGCCAGGATCGACGACGGGCTGATGGACCTCATGACCGTGGCGCCGAAGGGCAAGCTGGGCTGGCTGGCGGTCGCGGGCAAACTCTTCGCGCGGGGCAAGGGCAGGAGCAAGGACCCCTCGCTCGAGTACTTCCAGTGCCGCACGGCCGAGGTCACCCTGCGCGAACCCCTCGAGGTGCAACTCGACGGCGACCCCCTCGGGAAGGCGACGCACATGGCCTTCGAGATGAAGCCGGACTCGCTGCGCCTCCGGATGCCCCTGGGGTACAAGGACCCGGCGGTCGTGAGCGAACCGCTGCCCTAGCGTCGCGGGCAGTCCCTGCCCTGCCCGTCCGTCACAGCCAGGGTTGCGGGTCGACCTTCTCGTCGTCGACCAGGACCTCGAAGTGGAGGTGACACCCGGTGGAGTTCCCCGTGCTGCCGACGGCTCCGAGGAGGTCGCCGCGCGCCACCGTCGTCCCGGCAGGCACCTCGAGCACGCTCAGGTGGTTGTAGGTGGTCTTCAGGCCGTCGCCGTGGTCGATCACGATGCGCAGGCCACCGCCATAGGCGTGCTCACCGGAGTCGACGACGGCGCCGGCATCGGCCGCCATGACCGGGGTCCCGCACCCGCTCGCGTAGTCGAGGCCGGTGTGCAGTTCGGGTCCGTACCCGCCCAGGGGGTTGACGCGGTATCCGAAGGGGGAAGCGACGACGGGGTCGTCCACCGGAACGCTGAACGCCTTGCGCTCCTGGGCTGCGGGGGTCAGGGACGCGGAGAGGGCTCGTGCACTGGCGACACTCGGCGCGATGCCCTCCGCGGCCGGTCCGGCGCTCTCCAGGCGGAATGGCACCGACGCCTCGGCGGGCGCCGTGACGGAGGGTGCGACACCCGAGGCGAGGGAGGTGCCGGGCGCGGCGGCGGTCGGGGCGGTGGCGGCCGACGGCGCCACCGCTCCCATGACCAGCCCTGCCGAGGCGAGCACGATCCCGGCCGTCGCGGCGTTGTCACGCAGCCGGGGGAACGACGGTAGCCGTGCTGCGCTCGGGCGGAGCGGGCGTCGCGGGCGCGAGCGAGGGTCCGTCCATGGCTCGGGGCGGGGAACGGGCACGGGACGGCGGACGCTGCGCCGTGTCGGCAGGACTGCTGCAGCGTCCCGGGCCGCCGCCTGCTGCTCGCGGAGCGCACGGCGGGTCGTAGGCGTGGCCGGGGCAGCGGGTGAGGGCGTCGGAAGGGCAGGAGCAGCGACGGACGGGACGGGCGGAAGGGCTGCACCGGCGGCCGGGACCCGGAGCGAGCGGCGGCCGGGAGGACCGGGATGGGCGGAGCGGTGAGGGACCGGGTGCTGCTGCGCTCGATCGTCGGACGCGCGGCGGCGCCCGGACGTAACCGTCTGGGTCAACTGCTTACCTCTCTCGGACGCCCGCGAAGTCGGCTGTCGGATCCGAGCAGGAGTCGGCTCGAATCCACTCGACGCAGTCCGGGTCGCGGAGGAGCCGCGAACGGGACCGTGCAGAGCAGCAGTGCGGAAGGGCTTCACCTCCAGGCGGCGCGAGCAGCCGCGGACGTGGATCCTCCACCCCTGTCACAGAGTGTTCAGGCGGTCCGCTGACAGGGTCGGGCGTACGGACCTGGATTCCGTGGAACCAGCTTCGAATGCTCAAACCCTAGGCCACGGAATCCGAAGTTACAATTCCGTTATCCCGTCTGTGGATGATCCGTGTGATACTTCGGTCCTTTCCCGGGATCCTGCGCGAACACGCGGAAGAACCTGCGTTTTCCGGCCCGGGCGGCGCCTCAGGCCAGCTCTGCGCGTCCCTTGCGCCAATACCCCATGAACGCGACCTGCTTCCGGTCCACTCCGACGTCGCGCACGAGGTACCGCCGCAGGCCACGGACGACGGCGGCCTCCCCGGCGATCCACGCGTAGAAGGGCCGGGTACCGGCAGGGCGCCCGGAACCGACGGTCGACTGTACGATGGCCGCCTCCATCCGCTGCGGCGTCTCCCACAGGATGGTCCGGTCGATGTCGACGTCCTCGGGTTCGGTTCTTCCCCGCGCACCGGCGGGACCGGCGAGCGACACCCAGCCCGGCACCCGGACGGCATCCCGGACTGCGGCCTCCAGCTGCTCACCGTGCGGCCGGTCCCCGCGCGCCAGCCAGGTGATGGCCACCGAGGACTTCGTGGAGATGGCCTGGACGTCCTGCAGGTCGGGCACTTCGAGGAAGGCCGAACCGCTGATGTCCTCGGGCAGCGCCTCGAGGATCGCACTGATGGCGGGTACCGCCGTCTCGTCACCGGCGAGGAGGACGTGCTGGGCGAGGCCAGGGCTCCACTCGATGCCGCCGTAGGCTCCCGCCGTCGCGCACTGCGCCGCCGAGGAGTTGGGCCCGATGATGCAGACCCGGTCACCGGGTCGGGCCGCCGCGGCCCACTCCGAGGCCGGGCCGCCCCGGCCGTGGTCGTCGAGGTGCAGCACGAAGTCGACGTCGATCTCCGGACGCGCGCCGCGGCAGCGGACGTTCCGGACCGTGTAGGTGCGCATGGAACCGCGCTCCTCCGCCGCCAGGCCCAGCCACAGCTGGTACCAGTTCGCCGAGTCCCCGCGCCTCATTATGCCTGCGATGTCCGGGCAGTCGCGGCCCTTCGAGGGTATGACGATCTTGATCCGGAGGTCGAGGGTGTCCCCTGCCACCCCGAACGCCTCGAGGCATGCACCACCGAAGGTGATGCGGCGGAAGGTGGCGCCGAGGTCCTGCACGGCGGTGACGACGACGTCGAACGCGAGCACCATGGGCTCGGTGTCGGCGACGGTCCGGCGTGTGTTCCGGTGGGTCACTTGGGTCATGATGCTGCCTCCACGGGGGCGGGAACGGCGTCCTGCGGGTTGGGTCGGTACCCCGTGGCCTGCTGCCGGCCGGCGGGGGAGGTCTGGGGACGGGCGGGTGCCGGAGGGCTGTGGTGCCTGCCTACCGGGATCACCATCGGCGTGCCGGAGACCGGGTCCTCGATGATCCGGCACTCCAGGTCGAAGACGCTCGAGACCGTCTCCCGGGTCACGACGGCGGCGGGCGGACCGGCTGCCACGATCCGTCCGTCCCGCATCGCGATGAGGTGGTCCGCGTAGCGTGCGGCGAGATTCAGGTCGTGCAGCACCATGACGACGGTGGTGCCGGACCGCCGGTTCAGGTCCGTGATGAGGTCCAGCACCTCGACCTGGTGCGTCACGTCGAGGAAGGTGGTGGGCTCGTCGAGCAGCAGGATCCCCGTCCGTTGCGCGAGGGCCATCGCGATCCACACTCGCTGTCGCTGCCCACCGCTGAGCTCATCCACGGTGCGGTCGGCGAGGGCGAGCGTGTCGGTGGCCTCCAGCGCGTCCGCCACCGCCTCGTCGTCCTCCGGGGTCCACTGGCGGAACCAGCCCTGGTGCGGGTAGCGGCCGCGCCCCACGAGGTCGGCGACGCTGATACCGTCCGGCGCCACGGGCGTCTGGGGCAGTAGTCCGAGGACCCGGGCGACGGCTTTCTTTCGTGGACTGGGTGGAGATGTCCGATCCGTTGAGCACGACTGCGCCCTCGACCGGCTTGAGGAGACGGGCCAGTCCGCGCAGCAGGGTGGACTTGCCGCAGGCGTTGGCTCCGACGATCACGGTCACCTGCCCTGCCGGAAGGGTGAGGGAGAGCCCGTCGACCACCGTGCGCTGGTCGTAGGCGAGGGTCAGCCCCTCGGCCGACAGGGTGTCCTGTGGCGTCGGTTCCGGGCGTGCAGCCATGCTCAGCCTCCCTGGCCTGATCGGTTCGCCGTGGCGAGCAGCCACAGGAGGAACGGGGCGCCGAGCGCGCCGGTCACGACGCCGACGGGCAGGGACGCCCCGGGGATGAGGTTCGCAGCGAGGAAGTCGGCCCCGAGGACGATCCCGGCCCCCACCAGGGCCGCCATGACCAGCGAGGGCCGGTTCCCGAGCAGCCTGCGCGCGCGATCGGCCCGGACAGGAAGGCCACGGATGCGACGGGCCCGGCGGCCGCGGTGGCCACGGCGGCGAGGGCGACGGCGGTGGACATGAGTCCCAGCCGTGAGGCCTCGACCCGGAGCCCGAGGCCTGCTGCGGCGTCGTCGCCCAGGACGAGGCCCTGCAGGCTGCGCGAGAGGACCACCACGGCCGGCAGCAGGACCACGAGGGCGGCGACCAGGACGGCCGCACGGTCCCAGTTGCTCGAGTTGAGCGAACCGTTGAGCCACAGCAGTGCTTCCGATGCCGTCCGGAGGTCGGTGCGGGTGATGAGGAAGTTGACCACCGCATGCAGGACGGCCGCGAACCCGATGCCGACGAGGATCAGCCGGTAGCCGGCCACTCCCCCCCGGCGCGAGATCAGGTAGATCGCCGCGGCGACGACCATCGCCCCGACCAGCGCGGAGACGGACACGGCGACGCCGGCGGCGCCGAAGAGGACGATCGCCGTGACCGCCGAGGCACTCGCTTCCGTAACTGATGCCGATGATGTCGGGGCTCGCGAGGGGATTCCTGAGCATGGTCTGGAACACGGCTCCGGCGAGCCCGAAGCACACCCCCACCAGGACCCCGATCACCGAGCGGGGAAGCTTGTTCTCCATCACGATGAAACTGGCGCCCGGGATGTCGGCACCCCCGAGGATCCGGAAGAGATCGGGGATGGTCACCGTGTAGGAACCGAGCAGGACGTTCACGGCGAACAGCACGACGACGACCGCCGCGGCCGCGGCCAGCCGCAGCCCGCTGCTGCGCCGGCGACGAGCACGGACGAGGGCCAGCCCTGCGGCGGGGGGCGCCGGGGCCGGAGGCGGGGCAACCGGTGAGGAGTCGAGCGTCGTGCTCACAGGTGGGCCATCCTGCGGCGCCGCACGAGCCAGATGAAGAAGGGTGCACCGACGACCGCGGTCATGATGCCCACCTGCACTTCTCCGGGCGGCAGGATGACACGGCCGATGATGTCGGCGCCGAGCAGCAGGACCGGACCGAGGAGAGCGGAGAACGGGAGGATCCAGCGGTAGTCGGCCCCCACGACGAGGCGCACGACATGCGGGATCACGAGGCCCACGAAGGCGATCGGACCGGCCGCGGCGGTGGCTGCCCCCGCACAGGACCACGACGCCCAGTGCCGTGATGCCCCGGGCGAGGTTCACGTTCTGCCCGAGTCCTCGCGCCACGTCGTCGCCCAGCGCGAGGCTGTTGAGGACCTTGCCCGTGGCCAGCGTCATCACGAGGCCCGCCAGCAGGAACGGGGCGACGGCGCCGATCACGTCCCAGCCCCGGCCGGACAGCGTGCCGACCTGCCAGAAGCGGAAGGCGTCCAGGGTCTCCTGGCTGGAGACGAGGACAGCATTCGTGAGGCTGGCGAGACCGGCGGCCAGCGCCGCGCCGGCGAGCGCGAGCTTGACCGGCGTCGCGCCCTCCCGTCCGAGGCTGGCGACGGCGTACACCGCGAGGTCTGCTGCGCCCGCACCGGCGAAGGCGCACCAGATGTACCCGGAGGCGCTGCCCAGTCCGAAGAGATGGATCCCGACGACGACGGCGAGGGACGCTCCGGCATTGATGCCGAGGATCCCCGGATCGGCCAGCGGATTCCGGGCGATCCCCTGCAGGGCTGTTCCGGCCGTTGCCAGCGCCGCTCCGACGAGCAGGCCGAGAACGGTGCGCGGGACGCGGGAGAGCACGACCGCGTGGTCGCCGTTGGCGGGATCGAAGGCCGTGACGGCGTCGATCATGGTGCCGAGACCGATCGAACGGGCCCCGATGGTGAGGGAGGCGATGCAGAAGGCGAGGAGGACCAGCGCGGTGAGGATCAGCTGCGCGGCGGTGCGGGGAGTCGAGGTCCGGCGCCGGGCCGACAGGGGCGGCCGGACGGCGGTCGAGGGGCGCGAGGCGGAGGCCTGGACTGCCATGGTGCCTCCCTCAGACGGTCGATGAGTCTGAAGTAAGGCTAGCCTATGCTGCTGACGATTAAGAAACGAGTTTGTTCCCTAATTGGGACGCCTGCTGCAGCAGGTGCGGGCGGCCGCCGCCGCCCGCACCCTCCTACTCGGGGGCCGGCGGGGTGCCGTCGCCGAAG encodes the following:
- a CDS encoding hypothetical protein (possible pseudo due to frameshift) translates to MSVSALVGAMVVAAAIYLISRRGGVAGYRLILVGIGFAAVLHAVVNFLITRTDLRTASEALLWLNGSLNSSNWDRAAVLVAALVVLLPAVVVLSRSLQGLVLGDDAAAGLGLRVEASRLGLMSTAVALAAVATAAAGPVASVAFLSGPIARAGCSGTGPRWSWRPWWGPGSSSGPTSSLRTSSPGRPCPSAS
- a CDS encoding hypothetical protein (possible pseudo due to frameshift) produces the protein MAPDGISVADLVGRGRYPHQGWFRQWTPEDDEAVADALEATDTLALADRTVDELSGGQRQRVWIAMALAQRTGILLLDEPTTFLDVTHQVEVLDLITDLNRRSGTTVVMVLHDLNLAARYADHLIAMRDGRIVAAGPPAAVVTRETVSSVFDLECRIIEDPVSGTPMVIPVGRHHSPPAPARPQTSPAGRQQATGYRPNPQDAVPAPVEAAS
- a CDS encoding SGNH hydrolase; its protein translation is MTVNFSQRYVALGDSFTEGVGDWDPASPNGVRGWADRVAEQLVLADRSWGYANLAIRGKKMRQILDEQIDGALALEPTLVTIYAGANDILRPRIDIDRLMDHYDDGIGRLREAGAAVVLFTGFDASGSAVFGRTRGRTAVYNEWVREIADKRGATVVDYWRLREFQDWSYWDVDRMHMSTAGHTLMAARVLEAMEASHAIDLPELEARPVLRRVEQLKADAQWARDYLTPWVGRRLRGVSSGDDLAPKYPVPAHPYWASVPA
- a CDS encoding hypothetical protein (possible pseudo due to frameshift), translating into MTQVTHRNTRRTVADTEPMVLAFDVVVTAVQDLGATFRRITFGGACLEAFGVAGDTLDLRIKIVIPSKGRDCPDIAGIMRRGDSANWYQLWLGLAAEERGSMRTYTVRNVRCRGARPEIDVDFVLHLDDHGRGGPASEWAAAARPGDRVCIIGPNSSAAQCATAGAYGGIEWSPGLAQHVLLAGDETAVPAISAILEALPEDISGSAFLEVPDLQDVQAISTKSSVAITWLARGDRPHGEQLEAAVRDAVRVPGWVSLAGPAGARGRTEPEDVDIDRTILWETPQRMEAAIVQSTVGSGRPAGTRPFYAWIAGEAAVVRGLRRYLVRDVGVDRKQVAFMGYWRKGRAELA
- a CDS encoding hypothetical protein (possible pseudo due to frameshift) codes for the protein MGLVIPHVVRLVVGADYRWILPFSALLGPVLLLGADIIGRVILPPGEVQVGIMTAVVGAPFFIWLVRRRRMAHL
- a CDS encoding sphingosine kinase encodes the protein MPTDATIEATPDVAADAGSGRRRAALIINPIKATTADVQKAVERISAEDGWDAPLVIETTADDPGHGQAREALEAGVDLVIAAGGDGTVRCVAEELAGTGTMMALVPLGTGNLLARNLDIAVDDPDAAVEAAFRGTERSIDVVHVTVDRAQDAHVFLVMAGIGYDAAIMSDTRDDLKDKVGWLAYVDAGIRNLPGRPARTTISVDGGRPFERRLRSVMGGNCGKIMGGLEIFPGARIDDGLMDLMTVAPKGKLGWLAVAGKLFARGKGRSKDPSLEYFQCRTAEVTLREPLEVQLDGDPLGKATHMAFEMKPDSLRLRMPLGYKDPAVVSEPLP